The following proteins come from a genomic window of Triticum aestivum cultivar Chinese Spring chromosome 6A, IWGSC CS RefSeq v2.1, whole genome shotgun sequence:
- the LOC123130113 gene encoding peroxidase 70, whose protein sequence is MALCSSCRTWHCVLALFLLSSAAYGQLSPSFYAKSCPTLELTVRATMIKALLAERRMGASLLRLHFHDCFVQGCDGSILLDDVGSFVGEKTAFPNVNSVRGYEVIDQIKRNVELACPGVVSCADITALAARDGVFLLGGPSWAVPLGHRDSTTASLTQANSDLPGPSLNLDQLIAAFAKKQLSPRDLTALSGTHTIGFSQCLNFRDHIYNGTNIDPAFAALRKGACPAQAPNGDTNLAPLDVQTPLLFDNAYYRNLVAKRGLLNSDQVLFNGGSQDALVRQYAANPALFASDLVTAMIKMASLTPPSGTPSQIRRNCRVVNS, encoded by the exons cctctcctcggcGGCCTATGGGCAGCTCTCGCCGTCGTTCTACGCGAAGAGCTGCCCGACGCTTGAGCTCACCGTGCGCGCCACCATGATCAAGGCCCTCCTCGCCGAGCGCCGAATGGGCGCGTCCCTCCTCAGGCTCCACTTCCATGACTGCTTTGTTCAA GGCTGCGACGGGTCCATTCTCTTGGATGACGTGGGTAGCTTCGTGGGCGAGAAGACTGCCTTTCCGAACGTGAACTCGGTGCGGGGCTACGAGGTGATCGACCAGATCAAGAGGAACGTGGAGCTGGCCTGCCCTGGCGTCGTATCCTGCGCCGACATCACCGCCCTCGCAGCACGGGACGGCGTCTTTCTG CTAGGCGGGCCCAGCTGGGCGGTGCCGCTCGGCCACCGGGACTCGACGACGGCCAGCCTGACTCAGGCGAACAGCGACCTCCCAGGGCCCAGCTTAAACCTGGACCAGCTCATCGCCGCGTTCGCCAAGAAGCAGCTGAGCCCGCGGGACCTCACGGCGCTCTCCGGCACCCACACCATCGGCTTCTCGCAGTGCCTCAACTTCCGCGACCACATCTACAACGGCACTAACATCGACCCGGCGTTCGCCGCGCTGCGCAAGGGCGCCTGCCCCGCCCAGGCTCCTAACGGCGACACCAACCTCGCGCCATTAGACGTGCAGACGCCGCTCCTCTTCGACAACGCCTACTATCGCAACCTGGTGGCCAAGCGCGGCCTGCTCAACTCCGACCAGGTGCTCTTCAACGGCGGCTCTCAGGATGCGCTGGTGCGCCAGTACGCCGCCAACCCGGCGTTGTTTGCCTCCGACTTGGTGACGGCCATGATCAAGATGGCGAGCCTCACCCCGCCCAGCGGAACCCCCTCCCAGATCAGGCGTAACTGCAGGGTCGTCAACAGCTGA